From one Anopheles cruzii chromosome 3, idAnoCruzAS_RS32_06, whole genome shotgun sequence genomic stretch:
- the LOC128274597 gene encoding uncharacterized protein LOC128274597, with the protein MVRTYILGTLLGVVLLAVFAQSAPQYAPGEEPTYDEDDQATDLAKPEDNDASANEEDYAAIEASLNQPFGTAADPGRRLGDGQRLENKP; encoded by the exons ATGGTACGAACATATATCCTTGGTACTTTGCTGGGTGTTGTACTGCTGGCAGTATTTGCTCAG AGTGCCCCTCAATATGCGCCCGGAGAGGAACCCACTTACGATGAGGACGATCAAGCAACCGATTTGGCGAAACCGGAAGATAACGATGCGTCCGCAAATGAGGAGGACTACGCTGCTA TTGAAGCAAGCCTTAATCAACCGTTTGGCACGGCAGCGGATCCAGGCCGACGTTTAGGAGATGGACAGCGACTTGAAAACAAACCATAG
- the LOC128274596 gene encoding WD repeat-containing protein 7, whose protein sequence is MLNTNLVVPVVLWGPNTPTHCVSSVFLSRDQKILATGCYDGQICLWQVDPDTLQMTPRCLLVGHTAPVLCLTRASIIQDNNFLVSSSENGEMCTWDLVDGKCTESIKMPQVHTNIQAYHMANCDDIRLFCNGYYAEIMVMDPFSLEVLFCLSSKVNPDWISALHVLRPSKRKDDVVLAITTTGTVKVWTLLGNENKYSEPIYENESKQIRCLNAITMNCCSQNQRTVLIVCAKYWQIYDAGDFTVLCSVISPSGERWMGGDFLSNDRVILWSDEGKGYLFRLPANSIPDNKDFHGPSVGKDSPFLYCILSQMGEKPLSCPPTMKLVTSNRGGKTQKYLLRGDSEGYVNIWDVPDITLEQIKQIQNQKQHPATLEATICTSLLEAWNKMNPLPAGILDQLYRNSEPLVKLTASIYLPQQSRLVVGREDGSIIIVPATQTVMLHLLHGNHQQYSDWPPHQILNGHSGRVNCLLCPSLANSRYDKSHLVSGGVDFAVCLWDLYSGALIHRFCVHAGEITQLLVPPPTCSPRILKCICSVASDHSVTLLSLQERKCVTLASRHLFPVVSIKWRPLDDFLIVGCSDGTVYVWQMETGHLDRVLHGILAEEVLNACDENSGDTGSSAGSTSEMGLANPAVHFFRGLRHRNINAIRHATQRGIHQLQQLHAHNNQHGDFLMKNRSSPLIIQGLRTNPKDAESHILFFDIEGLIFELHAEEYAAMSPNTLEAEGLLIPAGTDSHSSDAGKKISDFFGRVKNKAGDMEKILKEKDKHGILAKMKEGAENVQTKVQAKLESVVKNVGETGKDTADITKKIVPRMEATHVMEVAQLLLSLIHSWGLDPHLDKVCETQLGLLRPMIPVSFGVLSKGGYMSLLLPTWQNNVVTSSTAEELKSASMTAEQFRQEGLTKLFTARLHWELSTTLTSNHLLAMVAMSNTLMSMNMATFVPEQERARKLHRQSTRATWTNEEEQEEAFTQQQAQIKQGWSLLSTHHCFLLPEKIDALDTNNFKRPQVEMMARRWQHHCLEIREAAQQLLLGELGRMGKKGRKQLVESWAQYLPLYTHTEPIVQQAAAPGQSNAGSPSSSPTGPPMEHEEESEEEEEVVRKPSSLAELKRKQTTAVVLLGVIGAEFGQDISSSDGKRSNDNRRKSSVVEGFGIGNNNLARSTSMALTHLLLAPATPKLPAYTPLRRAAIDLIGRGFTVWEPYIDVSKVLLGLLEMCCDSNRLIPSLNYKLPLTPQADACRTARHALRLIATARPAAFITTMAREVARYNTLQQNAQAISVPITQSVLHRAKREILQCVEMLIDKMQTEIANLLVEVMDITLHCVDSGDLKTKGLAEVSPLMCKFNQVSHCSASRRIAVGANNGHLAIYELRQNKCQMIPAHTKPVTALAFSPDGKFLVSYSCTENRLSFWQTSAGMFGLGQSQTRCIKGYSTAPIPDIARLNPMRLAKLIWINNRTVTLMLADGSETRFNV, encoded by the exons atgCTCAATACAAACCTTGTTGTGCCCGTGGTGCTGTGGGGacccaacacaccaacacactgtGTTTCGAGCGTGTTTTTGTCACGGGATCAGAAAATCCTCGCGACGGGCTGCTACGATGGACAGATTTGTTTATG GCAAGTGGACCCCGATACGCTGCAGATGACACCGCGGTGTCTTCTGGTCGGTCACACCGCACCCGTGCTGTGCCTGACCCGGGCATCGATTATACAGGATAATAACTTTCTCGTAAGCTCTTCGGAAAATGGGGAAATGTGCACATGGGACTTGGTGGACGGTAAATGTACGGAGAGTATCAAAATGCCGCAAGTCCACACGAACATCCAGGCCTACCACATGGCAAATTGCGACGATATTCGGCTCTTCTGTAATGGTTACTATGCGGAGATCATGGTAATGGATCCGTTCAGCCTAGAGGTGCTGTTTTGTCTCAGTTCGAAAGTGAATCCTGATTGGATATCGGCGTTGCACGTGTTGCGACCTTCGAAGCGCAAGGACGACGTTGTCCTGGCAATCACAACCACCGGCACGGTCAAGGTTTGGACTCTGCTCGGCAACGAGAATAAGTATTCGGAGCCAATTTACGAGAACGAATCGAAGCAGATACGCTGCCTTAACGCAATCACCATGAACTGTTGCTCGCAAAACCAGCGAACGGTTCTGATCGTTTGTGCAAAGTACTGGCAGATATACGATGCAGGAGATTTCACCGTGCTGTGCAGCGTCATCTCACCGTCCGGTGAACGCTGGATGGGAGGCGATTTTCTCTCCAACGATCGTGTCATACTTTGGTCAGACGAAGGAAAGGGCTATTTGTTTCGCCTGCCGGCGAACAGTATTCCGGACAACAAGGATTTTCACGGCCCCTCGGTAGGCAAGGACTCCCCGTTTCTGTACTGCATCCTATCGCAGATGGGAGAAAAGCCGCTCTCCTGTCCACCAACTATGAAACTGGTCACGTCGAACCGTGGAGGAAAAACCCAAAAGTACTTGCTGCGTGGCGACTCCGAGGGATACGTCAACATATGGGACGTGCCAGATATTACGTTGGAGCAGattaaacaaattcaaaacCAAAAGCAACATCCCGCAA CTTTGGAGGCCACGATTTGCACCTCTCTGCTCGAAGCGTGGAATAAAATGAATCCGCTACCGGCTGGCATTTTGGACCAACTGTACCGAAATAGTGAACCGTTAGTGAAACTGACGGCCAGCATTTACCTTCCCCAACAAAGTCGCTTAGTAGTAGGACGAGAAGATGGAAGCATCATCATTGTGCCGGCAACGCAAACTGTTATGTTGCACTTGCTGCATGGAAACCACCAGCAATACAGTG ATTGGCCGCCGCACCAAATCCTTAACGGTCACAGTGGAAGAGTCAATTGTCTGCTCTGTCCATCGCTGGCGAACTCTCGCTATGATAAATCCCATCTCGTATCGGGTGGCGTTGATTTCGCCGTGTGTCTTTGGGACCTCTACAGTGGAGCACTCATTCACAGATTTTGCGTGCACGCCGGAGAAATAACCCAGTTGCTTGTTCCACCACCAACGTGCAGC CCGAGAATTTTAAAATGCATCTGTTCGGTGGCATCGGATCACTCGGTTACCCTGCTCAGCTTACAAGAGCGTAAATGCGTTACGCTAGCGAGCCGCCACCTGTTCCCTGTAGTGTCCATTAAGTGGCGTCCGTTAGACGATTTCCTGATTGTTGGATGCTCCGATGGAACGGTTTACGTGTGGCAGATGGAAACAGGGCATCTGGACCGTGTGTTGCACGGCATTCTTGCCGAGGAAGTGCTGAATGCTTGTGATGAAAACAGTGGCGACACCGGAAGCAGCGCTGGATCCACTTCAGAAATGGGGCTCGCTAATCCGGCGGTTCACTTTTTCAG AGGGCTTAGACATCGCAACATAAATGCAATTCGGCATGCCACGCAACGTGGCATACATCAGTTGCAGCAGCTTCACGCGCATAACAATCAGCACGGAGATTTCCTGATGAAGAATCGCAGTAGCCCTCTTATTATTCAAGGATTGCGTACCAATCCGAAGG ATGCCGAAAGTCATATATTGTTTTTCGATATCGAGGGTCTAATATTTGAGCTACATGCAGAAGAATATGCTGCCATGAGTCCTAATACGCTAGAG GCCGAAGGGTTGTTAATTCCAGCAGGAACTGATAGCCATTCGTCGGATGCTGGGAAAAAAATTTCAG ATTTCTTTGGGCGTGTTAAGAACAAGGCTGGCGACATGGAAAAAATACtaaaagaaaaagataaacacG GCATTTTAGCTAAAATGAAGGAAGGCGCGGAGAATGTCCAAACAAAGGTTCAAGCAAAGCTCGAAAGTGTCGTGAAGAACGTTGGCGAAACAGGCAAAG ATACCGCAGACATAACGAAGAAAATAGTTCCCCGCATGGAAGCTACCCACGTGATGGAAGTCGCACAGTTGTTACTATCCCTGATACACTCCTGGGGACTCGATCCGCACTTGGACAAAGTGTGCGAAACGCAGTTGGGCCTGTTGAGACCAATG ATTCCTGTTTCGTTCGGAGTGCTTTCAAAGGGAGGCTACATGTCACTTTTGCTACCGACCTGGCAGAATAATGTAGTAACCAGCTCAACGGCGGAAGAGCTGAAAAGTGCGTCAATGACTGCCGAACAGTTCCGTCAGGAAGGTCTAACGAAGCTGTTCACTGCTCGGCTACACTGGGAGCTGAGCACAACGCTCACATCGAACCATCTCCTAGCAATGGTCGCCATGTCCAACACCTTGATGTCGATGAACATGGCCACGTTCGTACCGGAACAGGAGCGCGCCCGCAAACTGCACCGCCAGTCAACGCGTGCAACGTGGACCAACGAGGAAGAGCAGGAAGAGGCGttcacgcagcagcaggctcaAATCAAACAGGGCTGGAGCTTGTTGTCGACGCACCACTGCTTCTTACTGCCGGAGAAAATTGACGCACTCGATACCAATAACTTCAAACGGCCGCAGGTGGAGATGATGGCGCGTCGCTGGCAACACCATTGCCTGGAGATCAGAGAAGCGGCGCAACAGCTACTGCTCGGCGAGCTGGGTCGGATGGGTAAGAAGGGTCGGAAACAGTTGGTGGAAAGTTGGGCCCAGTATCTGCCGCTGTATACGCACACCGAGCCGATCGTACAGCAAGCTGCTGCGCCAGGCCAATCAAACGCAGGCTCGCCCTCATCCAGCCCTACCGGCCCTCCGATGGAGCACGAAGAAGAATcggaagaagaggaagaggtGGTCCGCAAACCATCGAGCTTGGCGGAGCTGAAACGTAAGCAGACGACGGCCGTCGTTTTGCTCGGTGTGATCGGTGCCGAGTTCGGGCAGGATATATCGTCCTCGGACGGAAAGCGTAGCAACGACAATCGTCGCAAAAGTTCCGTCGTCGAAGGTTTTGGCATTGGCAACAATAATCTGGCCCGCTCCACGTCGATGGCCCTTACGCATCTTTTGCTAGCGCCAGCCACGCCGAAGCTGCCGGCGTACACCCCGTTGCGGCGGGCAGCTATTGATTTGATTGGCCGCGGGTTTACCGTTTGGGAGCCGTACATTGATGTGAGCAAGGTGCTGCTTGGGTTGCTTGAGATGTGCTGCGACTCAAACCGGCTGATTCCGAGCCTGAACTACAAGCTGCCCCTGACGCCGCAGGCCGATGCATGCCGGACGGCGCGCCATGCTCTGAGGCTGATTGCGACGGCCAGACCGGCTGCCTTCATCACGACAATGGCCCGCGAAGTGGCACGCTATAACACGCTGCAACAAAATGCGCAAGCGATAAGCGTCCCCATCACGCAATCGGTGCTCCATCGGGCCAAGCGGGAGATTCTGCAGTGCGTCGAAATGCTTATCGATAAGATGCAAACGGAGATTGCAAATCTGCTCGTTGAG GTGATGGACATTACATTACACTGTGTGGATTCGGGTGACCTTAAAACCAAGGGTCTTGCTGAGGTTAGTCCTCTAATGTGCAAATTCAATCAGGTCTCACACTGCAGCGCATCACGCCGTATTGCCG TTGGCGCCAACAACGGCCATTTGGCCATCTACGAGCTCCGGCAGAATAAGTGTCAGATGATTCCTGCGCATACGAAACCGGTAACAGCGCTAGCGTTCAGCCCCGATGGTAAATTTCTGGTGAGCTACTCGTGTACGGAAAATCGCCTATCCTTTTGGCAAACCAGTGCCGGCATGTTCGGTCTCGGTCAGTCACAGACGCGGTGCATCAAGGGTTATTCGACTGCCCCGATACCGGACATTGCGCGCCTCAATCCGATGCGCTTGGCTAAGCTGATATGGATTAACAATCGGACCGTTACGCTGATGCTGGCTGATGGTTCAGAGACCCGGTTCAACGTGTAA
- the LOC128273641 gene encoding cyclin-K: MPNWYYDKKDLRNTPSSKDGIEYDTERRYRKEGARFIMEAGATMSLGHNTVATGVVYFHRFYMFHSFRTFPRYVTASCCLFLAGKVEETPKKCKDIIKTARVLLPDEKFQSFGDDPKEEVMTLERILLQTIKFDLQVEHPYSFLVKYAKCLKGDAAKLQKMVQMAWNFVNDSLSTTVSIQWEPEIIAVALIYLASKLSKFTVVDWVGKQPEHLKWWDMFVQDVTMEILEEICHQVLDLYQPAQTDNAPPDSPPQLPPSKASPPMKRANISPIGSKNSPNIAVNHTVKTPLPPLPPTDIESNPIPKHITTDTSHYSYPPYGMHQGPPIPPQSHGPPPPYGSMPPAMPPQPPQAWQQYPHANKYYPPGLPPPRTSYYPPQ; this comes from the exons ATGCCCAATTGGTATTACGATAAAAAGGATCTGCGGAATACACCGTCGAGCAAAGACGGCATTGAGTACGACACGGAACGGCGATATAGGAAGGAAGGAGCCCGATTCATTATGGAGGCCGGCGCAACGATGAGCTTAGGACACAACACAGTGGCCACGGGGGTGGTGTATTTCCATCGGTTCTACATGTTCCACTCTTTTCGCACTTTTCCACGCTACGTAACGGCCagctgctgtttgtttttagcCGGGAAGGTAGAGGAAACACCAAAGAAGTGCAAGGATATTATCAAAACCGCTCGTGTTTTGCTACCGGATGAAAAATTTCAATCATTCGGCGACGATCCGAAGGAGGAGGTAATGACTTTGGAACGGATCTTGCTACAGACTATCAAGTTTGACCTGCAGGTCGAACATCCGTACTCGTTTCTCGTCAAGTATGCCAAATGCCTCAAGGGGGACGCGGCgaaattgcaaaaaatggTTCAGATGGCTTGGAACTTCGTGAACGACTCACTTAGCACTACCGTGTCGATCCAGTGGGAACCTGAAATTATTGCCGTGGCGCTGATCTATCTGGCGAGTAAACTTAGTAAATTCACCGTAGTGGACTGGGTGGGAAAACAACCCGAACACCTGAAGTGGTGGGATATGTTCGTGCAGGACGTAACGATGGAGATCTTGGAGGAAATTTGTCATCAGGTGTTGGATCTGTATCAGCCAGCACAAACGGATAATGCACCGCCCGATAGCCCTCCCCAGCTTCCTCCTAGCAAGGCATCGCCCCCGATGAAACGGGCTAATATTTCGCCTATAGGCAGTAAAAACTCACCCAACATTGCCGTTAATCATACAGTCAAA ACTCCACTACCACCGTTGCCACCTACTGATATAGAATCCAATCCGATTCCAAAGCACATAACCACGGATACGTCTCACTATTCGTATCCGCCGTACGGAATGCATCAAGGTCCGCCGATCCCTCCGCAGAGCCATGGACCGCCTCCGCCGTACGGTTCTATGCCCCCGGCAATGCCTCCACAACCTCCCCAAGCGTGGCAACAGTATCCACACGCCAACAAGTATTATCCGCCGGGTTTACCACCGCCACGAACCAGCTACTATCCTCCGCAGTAA